The window GTCACCTTCCCTGTTAAGTACCGATGCGTTGTTTTCAGACCTTTCGAAGGCGAGGTTCTGGAAGCTGTTGTCACTACGGTCATGCAGGTAATATACAGTTCTCTATAATATTGTCTTTAGTGGCAATCACTAGTTACGGAAGTTTCCTATCAAATGTTACAGCACGGATTCTTCGCCGAAGCTGGCCCTCTTCAGCTTTTTGTGTCCAATCATGTAAGAAGCTGCTTTACATCATGGTTTAGAGCTACTGTCTCTTTTCGTTTTGGTTTCTATGTGCtttctcttatatatatatatatatatatttagtccTCTTTTCAATCAACACAGGAGATGCAAGATGGTATGGAGTATCAGGCTGGTGACATTCCTAATTACACATCATCAGATGCATCAGTGTGTTTTCTTTTCTCTGTTACTTGCTTTCACCAGTATATATTCCCATCagaaaaacttatatatatattccaatGTCTTCCTGCAGGTTAGGATCCAGAAAGACTGTGAAGTGTTACTAAAGATCACTACCGTCAGTGTCGTCGCCACTGAGATCGTGCGCACCATACCCATAACTCTATTCATAATGCaacttaaataattagttaTTTTTCTTGTGGCTTTAAATCTAATTCAAATTTTCGCGCATTTGTATTTGGTTTTGCAGTTCTGTTTGGGTAGCATCAAAGGAAAATATTTGGGGCTCCTTAACGATCGTGCATAAGAAGAGTCTCAGTTACAGTTCGATGTTACTTTTATACAGAGGATGATGATAAATGTTGTATTGTAGTCCCCTATAAAGCGTTAATTATCAGTACGGAGGATCTATTTGTTGGTTGATTCAGAGTAATGGACAAGGCcaaacaataatatttaaatgattGAAAACGTTTTTATCGTAAGTGAATGGTAATTTGTTGCATTTGAGCTTAGCTCGATGCTAAAATTTGTGAGTTTTAATTTTGAAGagaattcaaaattcaaatgtGATTTGaatcaacaaaagaaggatcttTCTCATTTATGTCAACATAATCTAGTGGTTTCTTCTGCAAGCATAATCTAACgagcgaaaaaaaaaaatagattcaaCACTGCTTCTATTATATAACCAGTCTTTGAAAGCGAAAGATGTTTGTGTCTGGAACCAAAAGAGCCACAGAGGTTTTTACCAAGCGGGAGTAGAGCCACACGCTTTCGCTTGCGTGAGCGTGTGCTTGCGTGCGGGAGAAAGAGAGTGAGATGGAATTTGTTTCACTTCAGAACCTTGAAATGAAAAAGCCAGGAAACAATGAAAGCAAATATCATAACGGCAAGTAAGAAGTTCATAACACGGCGACCATGCCAGGTTCACCTTGTCTCTGTCTGAGTTTGTCCTGCAGTTGTTTGTAAATGGGCAGAGGCATTGCTCTCTTGGTTTGACTGTTCGCCAGCAACGTTTATAGCCATTGCGCCGCATCTCTCACATGTTCTGTTCAGATTCATAAAAACAATATCAGTATAGTCTTCAGAGACTCACTTCAACTTCCAaacacacaagaagaagaagatctaaGATAATCAAACTAAGCAAAAGGGACTGCAAAATTCTCAATGCAAAGCAAATCACAGAAACAGGATTTAACTAAGACAACAAACAATCAGTCCAATGTGCAGGAAAATAAGATGAGACACAAGTAGACAACACAGCGAataaaaactgaataattcGTGTCACTTAAACTGTAGATTCGAGCTTCAGTAGATAACAATCATATAGATCTCTAGAAATCagacaagaaaataaatcaaagtacataaaacatataattttgtttcctcATTAAGTTTCACACTTCACTATTTTTTTCCCACAGATTCATGATAATATGTAGAATTTTCTGGAAATAAAagattgaaacaaaataaatgaagTCTTTGAGAATAATTGAGGATACTTACATGTTTCCTTTAATCTTGAACCAAGTTTCAGCACACTTACTTACTGTGAGCTACACCCAAATCACCTTTACAAGAACAACCCAATTGCAAAGACAAACCATAAtactcttctccttcttcaccttctcttgcttcttcttcttcttgcttatcagaactatcttcttcttcatcttctttgttaGTCTCTAAAGAGTAAAGGCAGATGACAGATCCTGCAATCTCTATCTTCTTTCCTCTTCTTACCACCACCAGAATGTAGCTTCTTCACGGGAGGCGTCACACCACCGCTCTCTAAATCGACTTCAGACAAGGAATCCAAGTCGGAGGAGTCGCCGTCGATGCTAATATCGACCGAGTACGGCTAACTTCGACGGAGTACAATTAAATGGAAAGTGACCGAACTAGAGGGTTGAAAGTAGTTGACTTTTTGTTATtagtgtttttttgttttgttaatctTTCGTTGATAAAACTatttcttaaacattttcacAATCTCTTAAAATTCATTACATATTTTGGCATGAAAAGTCaccttttgtaaatattttaacaaatttttgTGATGACAAAAACACATTTATACATATTATCACAATATTTTCTAATAGTTGCATACTAAAAAGACACATACAATTATAGAAACACGCATCATTTCATAATTTGttcacttttaaaaaaaataaaacacgtAATCTATGACAATTACTTGAAATTTCTattataaaagattattttAGTTAATGCAAGTTAAACAAAGAAAAGTTGACATTTTTTAATTGATGtgcaaaaaaattaatttacaaaaaactttcctttttagatttttgaattttttttactaagaaAATAGTTGATTCACTGTATATACttcaattaaattttagaaatttgactttcatattattttgttatattattttgtgtatatttttatgtttaatagaATTTAGATgtgatt of the Brassica rapa cultivar Chiifu-401-42 chromosome A03, CAAS_Brap_v3.01, whole genome shotgun sequence genome contains:
- the LOC103861978 gene encoding DNA-directed RNA polymerase II subunit 7 isoform X2, translating into MFFHMVLERNMQLHPRFFGRSLRENLVSKLMKDVEGTISGRHGFVLAVTGIESIGKGLIRDGTPFVTFPVKYRCVVFRPFEGEVLEAVVTTVMQEMQDGMEYQAGDIPNYTSSDASVRIQKDCEVLLKITTVSVVATEIFCLGSIKGKYLGLLNDRA
- the LOC103861978 gene encoding DNA-directed RNA polymerase II subunit RPB7 isoform X1; this encodes MFFHMVLERNMQLHPRFFGRSLRENLVSKLMKDVEGTISGRHGFVLAVTGIESIGKGLIRDGTPFVTFPVKYRCVVFRPFEGEVLEAVVTTVMQHGFFAEAGPLQLFVSNHEMQDGMEYQAGDIPNYTSSDASVRIQKDCEVLLKITTVSVVATEIFCLGSIKGKYLGLLNDRA